The DNA region CACGCTGTAATTCCGGCAAGAAGATACTCTCTTTACGATTTGGAAGCCGGACAAGGGGTTCGAGTTGCTGAAATTCGTAAAGACTCAAAAGAGGCGAGAATGCAATACGATCCGTCTCATCCAGACGCAAACGAAGAAGGATATGTTGCGCTTCCAAACATAAACATTATCGAAGAAATGACCGATATGATAAATGCGTCGCGCGCTTATGAGGCGAATGTAACGGCGTTTAACGCGACAAAGCAAATGATGATGTCGGTATTTCAATAACTAAAACGAGTGAGGAAAAATGGAAATAACAAATTCAAAAACATACACTGACCTGCAAGCCGTAATGGCTGCCGCGCGGCAAAAAAACACCGCATTATCGCGTTCGACGGAAAGCGTAAATAAAGTCAAAACAAATTCGACAAATAATTTGACAAAAATATCGGGATTTACGCAAAACGTTACGGATATATCGCAAAATTCCGGCAAATTGGTAGATAGATTGTATGGAAATTCAAATAAAAAACAAGAACAGACGCCAAATCGTCTCGGTTCTCGTTTTGACACTTACGCATAAATTATTTTATTAGAGGAGTTTGCTATGGGAAACATTGATGCTATTCGCGGAATAGGTTCCGCCGGAACGACAAATTCCGTACGCGGCATTCAAAAGCCCAGCGAAACCGCAGGTCCGAATTTCAAGGAAACTTTGGCGGGTTTTCTAAAAGATGTAAACTCTATGCAGAATCAGGCGGATGTTTCAATCCAAAAGATGGCTGCCGGAGAAATTACAGACGTTCATCAAGTTATGAATGCTGCGGAAGAAGCAAAAACCGCATTCAACATGATGATGGAAATGCGGAACAAAGTTATGACGGCTTATGAAGAAGTGATGAGAATGCGGCTGTAGTTCTCGTTAATTTTCTATAGGAGGTGTATGGGAGATTTTTTTAAGCAGCTTTTGACCCAAACTTCCGATGTTTGGAGAAAATTATCTGTTCAACAGCAAATTATAATAGCGGCGCTCACCATACTTATGTTTGTGGGTCTGTTGTGGCTTGCGATATGGAACGGAGCAAGCGGCGGCAGTAGCGGAAGCGCCGGAAACGGATACAAAAAATTATTCTCTAATCTCCCCATAGAAGAATTGGCTAATGTCACCGACGCTTTAAGCCAAGCCGGATTCAAATACAAAATATCTAACAACGGAACTTCCGTCGATGTCGAAGAAAAATCATATTATGAAGCGAAAATGGCGCTCGCACGCGAAGGGCTTCCGGCAAACAGAGGCGTCGGATGGGAACTATTCGACTCAAAAAATTTCGGAGATACCGATTTTGAATTGAAATTAAAAGCCAGAAGAGCTCTTGAAGGCGAATTGACGCGGACAATAAAGTCAATCGGCGAAGTCGAAGATGCGAGAGTTCATTTGACTTTACCGGAAGAATCTCTTTTCCTTGAAGAAAAAAAACCGGCAAAAGCGGCTATCGCCGTCAAAATCCGCGCGAACAGAACACTCAACAGAGAACAGATTAATGGTATCGCATATTTAGCGGCAAGCAGCGTCGATGGCTTGGCAATCAACAGTATTT from Chitinispirillales bacterium includes:
- the flgC gene encoding flagellar basal body rod protein FlgC, translated to MSDINGLFSAMRISASGMRAQRIKHGVITSNLANAETTRTPEGGPYKREFVVFEADGRDSMIGMREEKGLSTTATHQNHAVIPARRYSLYDLEAGQGVRVAEIRKDSKEARMQYDPSHPDANEEGYVALPNINIIEEMTDMINASRAYEANVTAFNATKQMMMSVFQ
- the fliE gene encoding flagellar hook-basal body complex protein FliE encodes the protein MGNIDAIRGIGSAGTTNSVRGIQKPSETAGPNFKETLAGFLKDVNSMQNQADVSIQKMAAGEITDVHQVMNAAEEAKTAFNMMMEMRNKVMTAYEEVMRMRL